In uncultured Bacteroides sp., one genomic interval encodes:
- a CDS encoding sigma-70 family RNA polymerase sigma factor, translated as MESTLNNSDRLIERSYNDYHQTILNYITYRINHKYDAEDLAQDVFIRLIDYKLMLREETVKYFLFTIARNIIIDYLRRYYKKQEITSYIYDHAVTYTNETEHNIHAKEILFLEKNKLQSFPSQRKTIYIMNRFYEKSTGEIAVELNLSKRTVENHLMIGRKVMRNYIKQCI; from the coding sequence ATGGAAAGTACATTAAACAACTCTGATCGTCTCATTGAACGTTCGTACAATGATTATCATCAAACCATACTTAATTACATTACTTATAGAATTAATCATAAGTATGATGCTGAGGATTTAGCACAAGATGTATTTATCCGTTTGATTGATTATAAGTTGATGTTAAGAGAAGAAACAGTTAAATACTTCCTTTTTACGATTGCACGTAATATTATAATCGATTACCTCCGTCGTTACTATAAAAAGCAAGAAATTACTTCATACATATATGATCATGCGGTAACATATACTAATGAGACTGAGCATAATATTCATGCTAAAGAAATTCTTTTCCTTGAGAAGAATAAACTTCAGTCATTCCCTTCCCAGCGTAAGACAATATACATAATGAATCGCTTTTATGAAAAGTCTACCGGAGAAATAGCAGTAGAACTGAACTTAAGTAAACGTACAGTTGAAAATCATTTAATGATAGGAAGAAAAGTAATGCGTAACTATATAAAACAGTGCATCTAA